The Labrus mixtus chromosome 16, fLabMix1.1, whole genome shotgun sequence genome window below encodes:
- the cap1 gene encoding adenylyl cyclase-associated protein 1, protein MDQLASLVQRLEMAVGRVESMSGPGGSAGGDSSGGAVSAFVEAFDVIVSGPVAQYLSLSQKIGGDVQKHAEMVKQGFSSGRQVLMKASSCQKPADSALKTILQPVCKIVEQVQTFREQNRTSQLFNHLSAVSESVPALGWIAVAPKPGPYVKEMQDAAMFYTNRVLKDFKDKDKTHVDWVKAYLLIWTDLQTYIKQHHTTGLSWSKTGPVASASAAPPSAPAGCPPPPPPGPPPPADFGGPSPSGGDSGPDPRNALFAALNKGSDITSGLKHVSDDQKTHKNPGLRGQSAVRTGPKPFASQTPRPAASATPTKKLPPVLELDGKKWKVENQEDNQNLVINDTELKQVVYAFKCNKSTLTVKGKLNSIIIDNCKKTGLVFDDVVGIIEVINCKDVKIQVIGKVPTISINKTDGCHVYLSKDSLSCEIVSAKSSEMNILVPKGEEGDFVEFPVPEQFKTVWDGKKLATTATEIAG, encoded by the exons ATGGATCAGTTGGCGAGTCTGGTGCAGCGGCTGGAGATGGCGGTGGGTCGTGTGGAGTCCATGTCGGGCCCTGGAGGCAGCGCCGGTGGAGACTCCTCTGGAGGAG CTGTTTCTGCGTTCGTCGAGGCCTTTGACGTGATCGTCAGCGGTCCCGTGGCTCAGTACCTGTCCCTCAGCCAGAAGATCGGGGGCGACGTCCAGAAACAT GCAGAAATGGTCAAGCAGGGCTTCAGCTCTGGGAGACAAGTCCTCATGAAAGCATCCTCCTGCCAGAAACCCGCTGAT AGCGCTCTGAAGACCATCCTGCAGCCGGTGTGCAAAATCGTGGAGCAGGTGCAGACATTTCGCGAGCAGAACCGCACGTCGCAGCTTTTCAACCACCTCTCCGCCGTGAGCGAGAGCGTGCCGGCGCTCGGATGGATTGCCGTG GCTcctaaaccaggtccttatgtTAAAGAGATGCAGGACGCCGCCATGTTCTACACCAACCGTGTGCTCAAGGACTTCAAGGACAA GGACAAGACGCACGTGGACTGGGTGAAGGCTTATCTCCTCATCTGGACTGATCTGCAGACTTACATCAAACAGCACCACACCACCGGGCTGAGCTGGAGCAAGACT GGTCCTGTAGCTTCGGCCTCTGCAGCTCCCCCCAGTGCCCCTGCTGGttgtcctccccctcctccccctggaCCTCCTCCCCCAGCAGACTTCGGCGGACCCTCTCCCAGCGGCGGCGACTCGGGACCCGACCCTCGCAACGCTTTGTTCGCCGCACTCAACAAAGGGTCTGACATCACCAGTG GTCTGAAGCACGTCAGCGACGACCAGAAGACCCACAAGAACCCTGGTCTGAGGGGTCAGAGTGCCGTACGCACTGGGCCCAAACCTTTCGCCTCCCAGACTCCCCGACCTGCTGCGTCTGCCACCCCCACCAAGAAGCTGCCCCCGGTGTTGGAGCTGGACGGGAAGAAGTGGAAAGTG GAAAACCAAGAGGACAACCAAAACCTGGTGATCAACGACACTGAACTCAAACAGGTGGTTTACGCTTTCAAGTGTAACAAGAGCACCCTGACGGTCAAGGGCAAACTCAACTCCATCATTATAg ACAACTGTAAGAAAACGGGCCTGGTGTTCGATGACGTCGTGGGCATCATAGAGGTCATCAACTGCAAGGACGTGAAGATTCAG GTCATTGGTAAGGTCCCCACCATCTCCATCAACAAGACGGACGGGTGCCACGTCTACCTGAGCAAAGACTCTCTGAGCTGCGAGATCGTCAGCGCCAAGAGCTCAGAGATGAACATCCTGGTACCCAAAGGCGAAGAAGGCGACTTT gtgGAGTTCCCTGTTCCCGAGCAGTTCAAGACCGTCTGGGACGGCAAGAAGCTCGCCACCACAGCAACAGAAATCGCCGGCTAG